gcctcatcttcaccatggatatccagttcCTGTATATGTCCATCCGCCATGGCAAAGGTCTCCAAggcctcagtttcttcctctcctgccaacccaaccagtacccttccaccgacatccTCATTCGATTGGTGGAAcgggtcctcaccctcaacaacttctccttcaaataatcccacttccttcagaccaaaggggtagctatggacacccccatgggccccagctatgcctgtctttttgtcGGATAAGTGGGACAGTCCATCTTCAGCAGTTACACTGGCATcatcctccgctacatcgatgactatatcggcatcacctcgtgctcccactaGGAATTtggacagttcatcaacttcaccaacaccatCCTGACCTTATGATCATCTGGACCATTTCacacacctcccttcccttcacagatctctccgtctccatctccggacatctatttcaaacccaccgactcacACAGCTATCTAGATTACACGCAACCCCTGTCCTGTAAAGACACGATCCCTCACTCCCAATTTTTCCGCCTCCACCATATCGTcgcccaggaggagcaattccactccacgACTTCCTGGATGGCCTCCGAGTTCAagaactgcaatttcccctcccatgtgatcaatatgtcctccagcacatctcctccacttcctgcacctctgcccttgagccccacccctccaaacgcaACAAAGATAGAGCCCCCCCGGttatcaccttccaccccactgaTCTCCAGATGCAGCGCATTATCtttcatcatttctgccacctacaatcagatcccaccaccagagatctatttccctccccccacctcacctccatccaaggccccagaggatctTTTTACATCCAGgcaagattttcctgcacatccaaacacctcatctactataTCCATTGCTCTtggctgtgctgtacatctctttgacacaatgtggtctcctttgcattggggagacagggggCCAACTCgcgaatgtttcagggaacatctctgggacacatgcaccaaacaaccacaccaccctgtggccaaccacttcaactcccccttccactctacCAAACAcgtgcaaatcctgggcctcctccactgctaaatccaagccacctgacaacaggaggaagaacgcctcatcttccgccttgggacccttcaatcaTACAGCATTAATGTCAACTTCACCGgtttcctaatctcccctcccccacctcatcccagatcctagcctccaactcggcactgccctcttgaactgtcctacatgtccatcttccttcccacctatttgctccaccctcccctctgacctatcatcagcatcctccacctgcatctacctagcGCCTTCCCAGCTACATTCCCACAATCCCCACCccgccctcctatttatctctcagcctgctttcccccacccacattcctgatgaagggcttatgcccgaattgtcaactctcctgctcctcggataccgcctgacctgctgtgcttttccagtgccacatttttcgacgCTGATGACAGGTTGAACAAGCCTTTGGTGCAACTTATACATGCAATTTCTATGATTTGATTTGAAGTTatacattaaaattattttcttctaTTTCTTTGCAAGATTACTATACGGCCTCCTTTCAAGGCCAAAAAGCCCCATTTTCATCATGCTTTTATCACATACCTTTTCTAGTGTTGGTGATCAGTCTTGTGGCTATTCACAGCAGCACCTCCACAGTTTGAATGTCACCATTGTGCCCTGATAACTAGATCTGGATACAACAATCAAGATATACTTTGATCAGACCACTGCCCAGTCCAAACATGACTTTAACTTGTAATTTACTGTCATTTACATTTTAGCATAAACCTTAGGTGTGGATAAAACATTGACTGAAATATAGAAAATTTCCTTAAACTAGAACATATGTGGAATTTTGGTGAATGCATAAAGCATTTGTATTTAAGAATCTTACTGTGTCATTTCAAGGCCTGAATGTAATTACACAAAATCCCAGTAACACTTTTGattagtgaccctcaggttaagatAGCACCAGTAGTCTCTATCTCATGGGAGCAACCGCTCTCCGCTGGGCATTGACAGCTCCCCCGTGGAAATTGTGAACAGCACTAAATTTCTTGGCATACacctggcagagaatctcacctggactcTCAAAACCAGCTCCAtggccaagaaagcccagcagcatctctactttctgcacaggctgaggaaagcATACCACCCCCCTCCTCCGCCCccaacttgtaaggagatctcagctatctgtaagaatgatagggatgttatggtagggattttaactttccaaacatagactgggactgccatagtgttaagggtttagttggagaggagtttgtgaagtgtgtacaagacaattttctgattcagtatgtggatgtacctactagagaaggtgcaaaacttgacctactcttgggaaataaggcagggcaggtgactgaggtgtcagtgggggagcactttggggccagcaaccaaaattctattagatttaaaataattatggaaaaggatagaccagatctaaaagttgaagttctaaattggagaaaggcNNNNNNNNNNNNNNNNNNNNNNNNNNNNNNNNNNNNNNNNNNNNNNNNNNNNNNNNNNNNNNNNNNNNNNNNNNNNNNNNNNNNNNNNNNNNNNNNNNNNNNNNNNNNNNNNNNNNNNNNNNNNNNNNNNNNNNNNNNNNNNNNNNNNNNNNNNNNNNNNNNNNNNNNNNNNNNNNNNNNNNNNNNNNNNNNNNNNNNNNNNNNNNNNNNNNNNNNNNNNNNNNNNNNNNNNNNNNNNNNNNNNNNNNNNNNNNNNNNNNNNNNNNNNNNNNNNNNNNNNNNNNNNNNNNNNNNNNNNNNNNNNNNNNNNNNNNNNNNNNNNNNNNNNNNNNNNNNNNNNNNNNNNNNNNNNNNNNNNNNNNNNNNNNNNNNNNNNNNNNNNNNNNNNNNNNNNNNNNNNNNNNNNNNNNNNNNNNNNNNNNNNNNNNNNNNNNNNNNNNNNNNNNNNNNNNNNNNNNNNNNNNNNNNNNNNNNNNNNNNNNNNNNNNNNNNNNNNNNNNNNNNNNNNNNNNNNNNNNNNNNNNNNNNNNNNNNNNNNNNNNNNNNNNNNNNNNNNNNNNNNNNNNNNNNNNNNNNNNNNNNNNNNNNNNNNNNNNNNNNNNNNNNNNNNNNNNNNNNNNNNNNNNNNNNNNNNNNNNNNNNNNNNNNNNNNNNNNNNNNNNNNNNNNNNNNNNNNNNNNNNNNNNNNNNNNNNNNNNNNNNNNNNNNNNNNNNNNNNNNNNNNNNNNNNNNNNNNNNNNNNNNNNNNNNNNNNNNNNNNNNNNNNNNNNNNNNNNNNNNNNNNNNNNNNNNNNNNNNNNNNNNNNNNNNNNNNNNNNNNNNNNNNNNNNNNNNNNNNNNNNNNNNNNNNNNNNNNNNNNNNNNNNNNNNNNNNNNNNNNNNNNNNNNNNNNNNNtagatctcatggaatacagggagaactagccatttggatacagaactggctcaaaggtagaagacagagggtggtggtggagggttgtttttcagactggaggcctgtgaccggtggagtgccacaaggatcagtgctgggtcctctactttttgtcatttacataaatgatttggatgcgagcgtaagaggtacagttagtaagtttgcagatgacaacaataTTGGacatgtagtggacagtaaaaagggttacctcagattacaacaggatctggaccggatgggccaatgggctgagaagtggcagacggagtttaattcagataaatgcgagggaaagcaaatcttagcagaacttatacacttaatggtaagatcttagggagtgttgctgaataaagagaccatggagtgtaggttaatagctccttgaaagtagagtcgcaggtagataggatagcgaagaaggcattttgtatgctttcctttattggtcagagtattgagtacaggagttgggaggtcatgttgcagctgtacaggacattggttaggccactgttggaatattgcgtgcaattcttgtctccttccttttggaaaaatgttgtgaaatttgaaagggttcagaaaagatttccaaggatgttgccagggttggaggatttgagctatagagagcggctgaacaggctggggctgttttccctggagcatcggaggctgaggggtgaccttatagaggttcacaaaatttgtaggggtatggataggataaataggcaaatcttttccctggggtcaaggagtccagaactagagagcataggtttacggtgagaggggaaagatataaaagagacctatggggcaacttttacacacagagagtggtatgtgtatggaatgagctgccagaggaagtagtggaggctggtacaattgcaacatttaagaggcttttggatggatatatgaataggaagggtttagagggatatgggctggatgctggcaggtgggactagattgggttgggatatctgatcggcatggacgggttggaccgaagggtctatttccatgctgtacatctctatgactctatttacacaACACGCTGCACCTGAAAGGCAaaaagcattgtggaagaccccacacatctttcactggcagaagataccagagcatacagtctctcactgcctgactgtgcaacagtttcttcccccaagccatcaggctcttTAACATATGTATAATCGGACTCTTTCCCATATGAAATTCTTTCATATTGCTGctggaaaaatgtctattattcatcattcttctgttacattGTAACTAATGTGTTTTGCACTGCTTATTCACTTTATGCCGTatatgattgtgtagtttgtgctgtcagtGTAGCACTGTACTACTGGATGACTTGGTTTGATGACTTGACCATGATAACCACCATAAACAGTGGATGTGAAGTGAAGTTGTTTTGATTTAGCTATTTGAAATGTATCTTATCTTTTTCGTTTTTCCAAGTTAATCCCCAGTAAAGGTAAACAGCTCATAAAGTATATCACTTTGGAATCAGGATGTAGGAATTCCATACATTTGATTCACCCTCCAATATTTTCTAATGGCAAAACATAGCTGCCAGCTCCATGTTAGAAATTTGACAATTTTGGGAGTAATGAGGTTGGAGGTGTATGCAGATTCCTTTCGAGAATCACTGCTCCACTGGTTGtaacaaatttcaaatttaatcagCGTCAATGTGGTCAAGTATATAGGTTTTACATTGTAACTTGTTTAGAATTAGAAACGATTCAGCGAAGTATCTCTTTTGTCAGCAAAGAATaacttatttattacaaataaaagtTAAATACACAATAGTTATAGACAAAAAAAGCTTCAAACTGTGATGGAGTCTTCTAACATTACAAACTTAAAACATGAAGCAAATATGGGGAATTGACAAATGATGGTTGAACACCCCATAGAATGCATCAAACTGcaaatacaatgaaacaggacCCATGGATTTCTGTCTCCTCTGCTCTTGTTAGTGATATTGTGGGTCACCAAATCTGATTATGACTTCACAATTAAGGGATTATGATTATTCATTTTTGATGACCTTGCCCTGAAACTCCCTCAAAATCTACTCCACATGGACAACATCAATGATTGTTCAGCTGGCCTGTCTTCCTTTCCTGGGACTATGTTCTTTAGAATTTTTGGAAACTGCAATCCATCATTTGTGGCATATCCTTGAAATTTTTTGACTTCATTTTAGTTCTCTTAAAAAGTTATTGGGTTGGTGGGCAGACATATTTCATGAGGAATGTTATCATTGTTACAGAATGCTTATGGCATAAATTATATTAAACAAAAGGAGAATTCATCACAATTTGCAGACTGAGACTTTATCAACCAGCATCCCAGCTAATAGGGCAAAGTTCTTAAGAATTAATGGGAATTGACATTTTAAATGTAATGAGGCATCAGAATTATCATAAAGGTTATTTTTTGTTAAACAGCATAGTAACAGTGAGATAAACTTGATAATATACATCAAAgtaattaaattaaataaaacaaaatgaggcAAAAAAACAGAGATGGGACACGGCAACAAAAAGGTCACATAACACATGATGAACgtgagaaaataaaaatgaaaagataaatACAAGATATACAGTAGAATTTTGCATCTTGGGTCAGGACTCAGGATAGgcatatgggccagctgctggcaggtgggactagattgggttggaatatctggtcggcatggacgggttagaccgaagggtctgtttccatgctgtacgtctctatgactctataaccatgaCTCCTGACTTTGGGATCGAATGCAGATCCTGACCCTGTATGATGTCAGGAAGTCACCCAACAGTAATATTGCCTTTCTGGTTAAATTAGTAGCCAAAGGGCTAGCTCACAGAGTAACTAAGGAAGGTAGTTTGGCTCTTGCAGCTAGAAGACCAATAGGAGGCCATGCAGCATGGAAGGAACAGATTATAGTTGTAGATAGGGGAGAAAGAAACACCTTTCTCTTGAAATACTGCCCACCAACCCAGTAACTTTTAAGagaactgaaatgaaaaatgGCCATGGCTATTGGACCAAGGTTGTGGAAGGGGGAGCCTTCCTCTTTATGTTCTGTGGCTCAGTTCTAGCAAGAAGATCAGGGAGTGTCAGCAGACATTTGATCTATTGCCAGAGCCTTTGAAAATTCCAGTCAGCCTCTGGTCCATGATCTTATTGGCCCTTTCACAGTCTTAATTAGCTACCCCATTTGTGGATGGAAAAGCTCTGCCACTGACCCTACCTTTTCCAGAATGGCCCTGAATGGGTTGGCAATGTGAAGCCCATAGGACTGCACTGCCACAACATATCAAAGTGAAATCCTTTCCATAAAGAAAGAGAAATAGTAAATCAAAATGATGACtaagaaatattcatttttgtATACTTTCTTACACAATTACCCATATCCCATGACAACATATGTTCCAGAAGTCACAGTCAGAACCATGAAGTATTATCCTTAAAAATGCACATCTTATGGTTAACACTGCCAAATGAGATGGTTCACACTCTTCATTCTTTTAAGACAGATTGTATGTTTATTAAGAAGCAGTGCTGGTAAAATAATTTTGGAACATTTTAAACAGTTCTTTGACATTTCATCCAGAATAAGTAAAAAGTACCACAGCTTTAAGTCAGGTTATTTTAAGCATGTGCATTCAACAAATGTGCATATTAGTGGTACAACAGCAAATGGCCCCACAAATAGGTCTGTGTTGACAACATTAAATTGTATAAAATAATATTCCACCTTTGATGTGGTCATTACAAATCTATTTTGTATTGTAAACTAGTCTTTAGAATTTGCAGAATTTTCTTCAAACTTTTGGAATTGTTTCGAAATCATTCTGCATTACACCAAGGAtgctttttctgcattttttcttACTTTATATCTATTTTGAATCTCTGCAAAATCCCAACAGTGGACAACAGGGTGGAGCAGTGTGTACAGCCACTTAAGCCCAAACTACTATGAATTAAAAACTaatacaaaatcaaaatactggaGAGGATGGAAATCTGatagagaaacagaaaatgttagaaataattCTTGTgtcaggcaggatctgtggaaagaaattggTTTCATATTTCATATCTGAGACCCTTTAACAGAATTGTTTTGATGATAGGTTACCATGTCTTAAAGAATAAATCTGTTTCTCACTGCAAGTGatgactgcctgacctgctaggtatttccaatattttctatttttattattaAATTCATGGGAACATACTCAAATTTAAATCTGGGAATGGAAAGAGAAACTTTCTATCTTTATTTGGGTGGGGCTGCTCTTAAGCCCCATGGGAGGGAAGAGCTAGAAGTTATTTCTGCTACAATGATACCATACTTAGGTGATCTTGTTAATGCCGATCTTGCCtcatgcacctcctgtgcagtgtaacctgtatgcctataatctgcatgtccttgtttactatgatctgcttgcaCTGTTcagaaacaaagcttttcactatacctaagtacacgtgacaataaatcaaatctgaACTTCTGAATTGACTCATCATTTCTGAGTATTTCAAGAAAACAGTTTcccattacattttttttgcacTAAATCAATTGGAAAAGTTATAGTATGGTTACTAGACAAGAGGGCATTCAGTCCATTAAATCTGTGCCAGCTCTGTAAGAACAATTGAATGAGTCCCACTCCACAGTCCTCTCTTTGTGGCCCTGcaataatgttttattttggGTGCCTATCCAGTTTCCTTTGctaaactgagattcaatcagtGTCCACATCTTTCTTGGAAGTTCTTATCAGATCTTAATCACCCGCTGAATACAATTACATGTTATTTTTAAGTGCCAGCACACCAATCCCCCATCTCCCAACTCTAACTGTTTGATAACACTGAACTTACTCAATTACTCAGGTTCATTGTTCACATTATTTTATAGAATTTTATTCTCATCTTCACTTTCCATTCTACTTAACAAttctatgtttttatttttctcttttctgaaTTCAGCTGTAGACAATTCCAATTTTGGttcaaaaagaaaaagggaagtctccatattagagaggaagaagtgctggatgtcttgaaaggcataaaagtggataagtccccaggacctcatcagatgtaccatagaactctgtgaaaagctagggaagtgattgctgggcctcttgctgagaaatttgtatcattgatagtcacaggtgaggtgccaaatgactggaagttggctaacgtggtgctactatttaagaaaggtagtaaggaaaagccagggaactataaaccaatgagcctgacaCCGGAGGTGggctagttgttggagggaatcctctgGGACAGGAtccatgtatttagaaaggcaaggattgattagggatagacagcatggttttatgtgtgaggaatcatgtctcacaaatttgattgagtttttttgaagaaataacaaagaggattgatgagggcagaacggtagacatgatctatatggacttcagtaaggcattcgacaaagttcctcatgggaaactgattagcaaggtagggtctcatggaatacagggagaattagccatttggatacagaactggctcagaggtagaagactgaggattGTGCTGaacggttgcttttcagactgaaggcctgtgaccagtggtgtcccacaaggatcagtgctgggcccactgggcattttgtcatttatataaatgatttggatgtgaacatagcagatatagttagtaagtttgcagatgacaccaaaattggaggtgttgtggacagcaaagaaggttacctcagagtacaatgggattttgatcagatgggccaatgggctgaggagtggcagactgagtttaatttagataaatgtgaggtgctgcattttggaaaatcaaatcagagcaagacttatacacttaatgggaaggttgtgggagtgttgctgaacatagacactttggagtacaggttcatagttccttgaaagtagagtcgcatgttgaaaggatagtgaagaaggcatttggtatactttcctttaatggtcggaccattgagtataggagctgagaggtcatgttgtggctgtacaggatattgtttgggccacttttggaatatggtgtgcaattctggtctccttcctttcggaaagatgttgtgaaacttgaaagggttcagaaaagatttacaaggatgttgccagggttggaggatttgaactatagggagaggttgaacaggctagggctgttttccctggagcttcagaggctgtggggtgaccttatagagttttataaaatcatgaggggctcagatagaataaatagatatggtcttttccctggggtgggggtgtccagaactagagggcacaggtttagagtgagatgagaaaattttaaaagggaccaaaagggcaaattttccacacagaggatggtgcgtatatggaatgaactatcaaaggaagtggtggaggctagtacaattgcagcatttaaaagccagctggatgggtatatgaataggacgagtttagagggatatgggcctagtgctggtaaatgggactattttaggttaggatatctggtcagcatggacaagttggaccaaagggtctgtttcagtgctgtacatctctctgtctctatgactGATAAGCAATCTAATCTTCAGTGTCACTGTAGATCTATAACAAGCTTCAGTGAGTGGAATACAACAATTGACATGTAGTTGGGCTGTTGTTGCCTCATTGATAAAGTGAGGGACCTGGTTGAGTGGAATCTGAAACAGGCACAGTCTTTTTGTCCCTGTGTACTGACCTGCTTTCCTGAACTTGATGGAACCACATCAAGTTTATGTCTGATTAGGAGTTCAAGTTAAATAAAAATATGTGCCATTTGATGTAAGGGAGCAGGGACTGGTTACATTGCGTCTCCCAGGCTGGCAAATGAAATATATCCACTCCTACAACTTGTCGAAGGAGTCATCTGGCATTTCCCTTTTGTTTTCTCAAAAGAGTGTCCTACTGGAGAGTTTAGAATCCCAAACTGCCGTCAAGATCAGGAAAAGTGGGAGATTCCTGGTGTGATGTTAACAGCATGTCTATGACCCAGATGAACtgttttcagttgaaaacaaCAGTTAACTTTTTTAAGGCACATCAAACGAGGTTTGTGCTTCAAATTAAGTTCCAAGTGTGTAATTATAAACGTCATGGAGACTGTCCTGTGGtgcggtggtagtgtccctacctctggaccggaatcacatctctgaacaggttgatgagaaaattcaATGAAGTGAATCTCAGTAGTGTCCCGTAGGCGGCAGTGTGTCCACGTCAATGTGGAAGCCTTGACTCTTGCTTGATGATAGAGACATCAGACTTTGCAAAATAAAAAGCCAGTCCACTATCTGAGTAGACGCTATTATTCCAGGAGGTGACTGAACACTGGATTCTCACGCCCCACTCAGCTCCCATCTGTTTTAATCGGTAGATATCAGATTAGTCCATCTGACCAAGCTGCTCCCACTGACCGGCGTCACCTCGGAGCTGAAGTCAAACTCGTTGTGTCCCAGCCAGAGTTCCGGCAGCTCGTCCACTCGGTCCAAGCCCAGCTCCAGCACCAGGCTCATGAGTGAGTCCTCATCGATGAGGTCCGTGTCAATGATGCCCGGTGTGGCGGGGCTCGCCTGCCCTGGGCTTGGAGCAGCAGTTGGAGCCTGGCTGTCCCCGGGAGCTGCAGCAGGAGCCGCCGCCGCTGCAGCCGGGCTCTCGTACTGGCTGGTGAGTTTCTGAAGCTGCAGGCTGGCCAGCAGTTGTGGGCCGTGCAGTgccagctgctgctgctgctgttgctgctgggCCCCGCACCAAGGGGTGAGCCGTCCCTGTCCACTGCTGCTCCGAGCTACCGAGCCTCCATAGTGCCGCATAGTGACCGCTTCAGCTTCCTTCAGTCCGGGGTCCACCCGAGAACGCAGCCGGGGACCTGAGGGCAAAACAACCTGACATTAGCAACGACCCAAGGACAGAttctcaaacacaaacttacaCACCAACATCTCTGGAACCCTCAATACAGACATTTTCCAATTGACCTGTTCAGAGGGGTTAATATACTTGTTTGTAGTAGGTGGTGTGCGAATctgggcttcctggctc
Above is a window of Chiloscyllium plagiosum isolate BGI_BamShark_2017 chromosome 15, ASM401019v2, whole genome shotgun sequence DNA encoding:
- the cited1 gene encoding cbp/p300-interacting transactivator 1, which encodes MRHYGGSVARSSSGQGRLTPWCGAQQQQQQQQLALHGPQLLASLQLQKLTSQYESPAAAAAAPAAAPGDSQAPTAAPSPGQASPATPGIIDTDLIDEDSLMSLVLELGLDRVDELPELWLGHNEFDFSSEVTPVSGSSLVRWTNLISTD